One segment of Carya illinoinensis cultivar Pawnee chromosome 13, C.illinoinensisPawnee_v1, whole genome shotgun sequence DNA contains the following:
- the LOC122291174 gene encoding uncharacterized protein LOC122291174, giving the protein MREFNDFIDAVGMIETKFEGNKMSWCNGQQGRARSWARLDRSFINSKLMLEFPGLGMTYLLRQNSDHSPLVVAMEKNDKPYGFSPFKFQNMWTSHELFHDCVRGVWRKDQVGQGMAGLANKLKAVKGVLRRWNKEVFGWTNSHIQGLEERIYGLEEKLQMGFSEDVELDLLASKAELHTWESREETRLAQQAKQRWLEKGEGNAQFFRALSSRTHRVVREMEIGDNRWLRSPEEVHEGAVDFFKNFLAESHLSPAPDLTSLVEPVVSPAENLNILELPSIQEIKDVVFSIPIESSSGPDGFGSGFFKACWEILAENVVAAVHEIFRGNPIPKYFCSSFLVLIPKIKNPKSLTSFAP; this is encoded by the coding sequence ATGAGGGAATTCAATGATTTTATTGATGCGGTGGGTATGATTGAAACAAAGTTTGAAGGAAATAAAATGTCGTGGTGTAATGGGCAGCAAGGAAGAGCTCGTAGCTGGGCAAGACTGGACCGTTCTTTCATTAACTCTAAACTAATGCTGGAATTTCCAGGTTTGGGGATGACCTATTTGCTTAGACAAAACTCAGACCATTCCCCACTAGTGGTGGCCAtggagaaaaatgataaaccgTATGGGTTCAGCCCCTTCAAATTCCAGAATATGTGGACCTCTCATGAGCTATTCCATGACTGTGTGCGAGGTGTTTGGCGTAAGGATCAGGTCGGACAAGGAATGGCTGGGTTGGCAAATAAATTAAAGGCTGTTAAAGGGGTGCTGAGAAGGTGGAACAAAGAGGTTTTTGGTTGGACTAATTCTCATATTCAGGGGCTTGAGGAACGGATATATGGCCTGGAAGAAAAACTTCAAATGGGATTTTCTGAAGATGTTGAACTGGACCTGTTAGCATCGAAGGCTGAGCTGCATACATGGGAGAGTAGGGAGGAAACGAGGCTCGCCCAACAAGCCAAGCAAAGATGGCTTGAGAAGGGGGAGGGTAATGCCCAATTCTTCCGTGCTCTGTCTTCTAGAACCCATAGGGTGGTAAGGGAGATGGAAATAGGTGATAACAGATGGTTGAGGTCCCCTGAAGAGGTTCATGAGGGTGCTGTtgattttttcaagaattttctgGCTGAATCCCATTTAAGTCCTGCTCCTGATTTGACTAGTTTAGTTGAACCTGTGGTGAGTCCAGCGGAAAATCTGAATATTCTGGAGCTTCCTTCAATCCAAGAGATAAAAGATGTCGTCTTCTCCATCCCCATTGAAAGTAGTTCGGGGCCAGATGGTTTTGGCTCAGGATTCTTTAAAGCCTGTTGGGAGATCCTTGCTGAAAATGTTGTCGCTGCTGTCCATGAAATCTTTAGAGGTAATCCAATCCCAAAATATTTCTGTTCTTCTTTTTTGGTGTTGATTCCAAAGATCAAAAATCCAAAAAGCTTGACAAGTTTCGCCCCATAA